A part of Hydrogenobacter sp. T-8 genomic DNA contains:
- a CDS encoding peroxiredoxin translates to MKEFIIKVLALLGIAQAGAPLQEGQQAYLFSLKNHEGKTVNLSDYRGRWVVLYFYPKADTPGCTAQAKEYTRLMPEFERLRVKVFGVSTDSVESIRKFREKYNLSVEFPSDPKGSVAKAYGVTVIAGFCSRDTVLINPELKVEKIYRGVDPSADPQRVLDYLKNKVK, encoded by the coding sequence ATGAAGGAGTTTATTATAAAAGTCCTTGCTCTACTTGGTATAGCTCAGGCAGGTGCTCCACTGCAAGAAGGTCAGCAAGCCTACCTCTTTAGTCTTAAAAACCACGAGGGTAAAACTGTTAACCTTTCAGACTACAGAGGAAGGTGGGTAGTCCTCTACTTTTACCCAAAGGCGGACACTCCTGGTTGCACCGCACAGGCAAAGGAATATACAAGGCTCATGCCAGAATTTGAAAGACTAAGGGTAAAGGTTTTTGGAGTAAGCACTGACAGTGTGGAGAGCATAAGGAAGTTTAGAGAAAAATACAACCTTTCTGTGGAATTTCCCTCAGACCCAAAGGGTAGCGTGGCAAAGGCTTATGGAGTCACTGTAATAGCAGGCTTTTGCTCAAGGGACACGGTGCTAATAAATCCAGAGCTTAAGGTAGAGAAAATATACAGAGGTGTCGACCCTTCTGCGGACCCCCAGAGGGTTTTAGATTATCTAAAAAACAAAGTAAAATAA
- a CDS encoding DUF4198 domain-containing protein yields the protein MLVLLLILLLYTAQAHELWIERDGNLFVLLYGHIKPERGEEATVKYSPEQVLSFECLDAEGNRLKAELIKGYPLKLRGSCHMVQAVFSSGYWTKTPEGLKNLPKDQVKDPIESWYSLEIARRINAWKPRREPLSNELEIIPVESPLSLRVGEKFTVIAYYRGKPLRDAPVYHNGRIVGSTDEEGRINLRVREKGIQLVGVTVREKDSSGKADYVLKTFYLIFEVER from the coding sequence ATGCTCGTATTGTTGCTAATCTTACTGCTCTATACAGCTCAAGCTCATGAGCTGTGGATTGAAAGGGACGGGAACCTTTTTGTCCTCCTATACGGGCATATAAAACCAGAAAGAGGGGAAGAGGCTACGGTCAAATACTCACCAGAGCAGGTTCTTAGCTTTGAGTGTTTAGATGCGGAGGGTAATAGGCTTAAGGCTGAGCTTATAAAGGGCTATCCTCTCAAACTAAGGGGTAGTTGCCATATGGTTCAAGCGGTTTTCTCTTCTGGCTATTGGACAAAGACACCCGAGGGTCTTAAAAACCTACCAAAGGACCAGGTAAAAGACCCAATAGAGAGCTGGTATTCTTTGGAAATTGCAAGAAGGATAAATGCATGGAAGCCAAGAAGAGAACCTCTAAGCAATGAGCTGGAAATTATCCCTGTAGAAAGTCCTTTAAGCCTAAGGGTTGGTGAGAAGTTTACGGTTATAGCTTATTACAGAGGAAAGCCCCTTAGGGATGCACCTGTATATCACAATGGCAGGATAGTTGGCTCTACAGACGAAGAGGGAAGGATAAACTTAAGGGTTAGAGAAAAAGGTATTCAATTAGTGGGAGTCACTGTAAGGGAAAAGGACAGCAGTGGAAAGGCAGATTATGTGCTTAAGACCTTTTATTTGATATTTGAGGTGGAGAGATGA
- a CDS encoding transporter, producing MRRLTLALLTLSGLTFAHHGVASLGAVGLEGPGAPLESSSSATLPEGSWLFYTKLDSVKWKKYSFSEFPDQKDRSDFWMFGVGYGFKPWLSLYIFVPYNVKKELRDGGEKSFTSKGFADVSLMAVLGFKYDRGLKLLPKKESLEDMMDWHFTLYGGISLPTGNANKKGYQGEFAPDMALGFGKPTLTVGFTATKQFVNLPELTFTLDTSYLKFFEHKYNTGDKYKFGDEVRVNTALSYRVFKDVQRSLRFDLITELNYLHLQKDKENGTKLDDSGGDILYGVLGGRMYYKRASLGAGVKFPLWKDLNQQSQQQGAEGKEKYRLIMTFSFMF from the coding sequence ATGAGAAGGTTAACCCTTGCATTGCTAACCCTTTCGGGCTTAACCTTTGCCCATCATGGTGTTGCCTCTCTTGGTGCGGTGGGTCTTGAAGGACCCGGTGCACCCCTTGAAAGCTCAAGCTCCGCCACACTGCCAGAAGGCTCGTGGCTTTTCTATACCAAGTTAGACAGCGTCAAGTGGAAAAAATACAGCTTTTCGGAATTTCCAGACCAAAAGGACAGGTCGGACTTTTGGATGTTCGGAGTCGGATACGGTTTTAAGCCTTGGCTTTCTCTGTATATTTTTGTCCCCTACAATGTAAAGAAGGAGCTAAGGGATGGGGGTGAAAAGAGCTTTACCAGTAAAGGTTTTGCGGATGTCTCTTTGATGGCAGTCTTAGGCTTTAAATATGACAGAGGTCTTAAGCTACTTCCAAAAAAGGAGAGCCTTGAGGATATGATGGACTGGCATTTTACCCTTTATGGTGGCATTAGCCTACCCACTGGCAACGCTAACAAGAAAGGCTATCAAGGAGAGTTTGCACCAGATATGGCTTTGGGCTTTGGAAAGCCGACGTTAACAGTAGGCTTTACAGCCACAAAGCAGTTTGTAAACCTCCCTGAGCTTACCTTTACCCTTGACACAAGCTATCTGAAGTTTTTTGAGCATAAATACAACACAGGGGACAAGTATAAGTTTGGTGATGAGGTAAGGGTAAACACTGCACTGAGTTATAGAGTTTTCAAGGATGTGCAGAGGTCTCTGAGGTTTGACCTTATTACAGAGCTTAATTATCTTCACCTTCAGAAAGATAAGGAAAATGGAACTAAGTTGGATGACTCTGGGGGCGATATACTCTACGGAGTTCTTGGTGGAAGGATGTATTACAAAAGGGCTTCACTTGGAGCTGGTGTGAAGTTTCCCCTATGGAAAGACCTAAACCAGCAGAGCCAACAGCAGGGTGCGGAAGGCAAGGAAAAATATAGGCTCATCATGACCTTTTCCTTCATGTTTTAG
- a CDS encoding energy-coupling factor ABC transporter permease — protein MHVPDGFIAPQVFVPAYGLVIGLALYGFKRFKENLNEKSIPYLATLSAYAFVLSSLSLPLPGGTSVHGMGFAPLSILFGPWTAYLCMCLVLLLQAVLLGHGGITTYSVNALAIGFVGSFCAYGVYSLLTKRKYATFLSGFISTLASALFMSIVLGIHPYLFTDVDGKALYFPYPLSITIPLLLTSHIPVAFVEGLLTQAIVSFVRRRGLEG, from the coding sequence ATGCATGTCCCAGATGGATTCATTGCACCTCAGGTTTTTGTGCCAGCGTATGGACTGGTTATAGGTCTTGCCTTGTATGGTTTTAAAAGGTTTAAGGAAAACCTAAACGAGAAAAGCATTCCCTACTTGGCAACCCTTTCCGCCTATGCCTTTGTCCTCAGCTCCCTTTCTTTGCCACTTCCCGGTGGGACATCCGTGCATGGAATGGGCTTTGCACCCCTTTCTATACTTTTTGGTCCATGGACAGCCTATCTGTGTATGTGTCTCGTTCTCTTACTTCAGGCGGTATTATTAGGTCATGGAGGGATAACTACCTACTCGGTGAACGCCCTCGCCATTGGCTTTGTAGGAAGCTTTTGTGCCTATGGGGTTTATAGCCTTCTAACAAAAAGAAAGTATGCCACTTTCCTCTCTGGCTTTATATCCACCCTTGCGTCCGCCCTTTTTATGTCTATTGTTCTTGGTATACATCCTTACCTTTTCACAGATGTGGACGGAAAAGCTCTCTATTTCCCCTATCCTCTCAGCATTACAATTCCTCTTCTTTTAACTTCCCATATACCAGTTGCCTTTGTGGAGGGGCTTTTAACTCAGGCGATAGTGAGCTTTGTAAGGAGGAGGGGTCTTGAAGGATAA
- a CDS encoding ABC transporter permease: MKDKFLLLLYMLALLLLSSLSSIKYLLLLLSLLLLANAISLRSSLGRAIRPSVLALFTALFISTPYALWTGHYSYALLLTLRVLNLTLLTLLVLRNINLYLAFGFSKTLSQLLVLTSSHILLYRRVFSEFKDSLRSRSPEGPQRRDMINFSGGIGLYFFDRAFRDSEEVAKAMKSRGFYID, from the coding sequence TTGAAGGATAAATTTCTCCTGTTGCTTTACATGCTGGCACTTCTTCTTTTGTCCTCTCTCTCTTCTATAAAATACTTGCTCCTACTACTTTCTCTCCTTCTCCTTGCTAACGCAATATCCCTAAGGAGCAGTCTCGGAAGGGCTATTAGACCCTCTGTCCTTGCCCTTTTTACTGCCCTTTTTATATCAACACCCTACGCCCTCTGGACTGGACACTATTCCTATGCTCTTCTCCTTACCTTACGCGTGCTTAACCTTACACTTCTTACTCTTCTTGTTTTGAGAAATATAAACCTCTACTTGGCATTTGGCTTTTCAAAAACCCTTTCACAGCTTCTTGTTCTCACATCAAGCCATATACTCCTTTACAGAAGGGTTTTTTCTGAGTTTAAGGATTCCCTAAGGAGCAGAAGCCCAGAGGGTCCGCAAAGAAGGGATATGATAAACTTCTCTGGAGGTATAGGGCTTTACTTTTTTGATAGGGCTTTTAGGGATTCTGAAGAAGTGGCAAAAGCTATGAAATCAAGGGGGTTTTATATTGATTGA
- a CDS encoding energy-coupling factor ABC transporter ATP-binding protein, translated as MIELIDVYYYYENYTALRGINLKIEEGERVVLLGINGSGKSTLLKILNALIFPQKGSYLYRGKRVEEKRLKERDFRRTFRREVVLLFQNPEVMIFNPTVYDELAFSLRQLGLEEKVIRDKVLYWAEKFRLTPYLQRPPFELSTGIKQKLCLACLLVLEPKVLLLDEPTAHLDPRTTGWFVDLLWELSCTTVVSTHNLSLANELGSRLLVLGEDHTLVYDGKIEEFFKDKENLIRAGLLHRHRHRSTGDWHLHNL; from the coding sequence TTGATTGAACTTATAGATGTTTACTACTACTATGAAAACTACACAGCTCTAAGAGGCATAAACCTGAAGATAGAAGAAGGAGAAAGGGTAGTTCTGCTTGGTATAAACGGCTCTGGAAAAAGCACCCTTCTTAAAATCCTAAACGCCTTAATCTTTCCACAAAAGGGTTCATACCTATATCGTGGCAAGAGGGTTGAAGAAAAGAGGCTAAAAGAAAGGGATTTTAGGAGAACCTTCAGAAGGGAAGTGGTTCTTCTCTTTCAAAACCCAGAGGTTATGATATTTAATCCTACAGTTTATGATGAGCTTGCCTTTTCTCTGAGACAGCTGGGGTTGGAGGAAAAGGTTATAAGGGATAAGGTTCTATACTGGGCGGAGAAGTTCAGACTTACTCCCTACTTACAAAGACCACCCTTTGAGCTGAGCACTGGTATAAAACAAAAGTTGTGCCTTGCTTGCCTTCTTGTGCTTGAGCCAAAGGTTCTTCTTCTTGATGAGCCTACCGCACATCTTGACCCAAGAACCACAGGGTGGTTTGTAGACCTTCTTTGGGAGCTCTCTTGCACCACGGTGGTTTCCACGCATAACCTAAGCCTTGCGAATGAATTGGGTAGTAGACTTTTAGTCTTGGGAGAAGACCATACTTTGGTTTACGATGGTAAGATAGAAGAGTTTTTCAAAGATAAGGAGAACCTCATAAGGGCGGGTCTTTTGCACAGGCACAGACACAGGAGCACTGGAGACTGGCATCTTCACAACCTTTGA
- the nikR gene encoding nickel-responsive transcriptional regulator NikR gives MEKSVRFCVSLHESLLEELDKRVIRRGYASRSELVRDLIRDLLSQEKWEENQEVIGVLSIIYDHHDKELVYRLLDLQHKHHVNVLCSTHLHLDHHNCLEVIVLRGMAEELESLANQIGGLRGVKLSKLSRVCLPEL, from the coding sequence ATGGAAAAGAGTGTAAGATTTTGTGTATCTTTGCATGAGAGCCTTCTTGAGGAGCTTGACAAGAGAGTGATAAGGAGGGGTTATGCGTCAAGGTCAGAGCTGGTTAGAGACCTCATAAGAGACCTCCTATCCCAAGAAAAATGGGAAGAAAACCAAGAAGTTATCGGTGTCCTGAGCATAATATACGACCATCACGACAAAGAGTTGGTTTACAGACTTCTTGACCTTCAACACAAGCATCATGTTAATGTTCTCTGCTCCACTCATCTTCACCTTGACCATCATAACTGCCTTGAGGTAATAGTCTTAAGGGGTATGGCTGAGGAGCTTGAAAGCCTTGCAAACCAGATAGGTGGTCTGAGAGGCGTAAAACTCTCTAAGCTAAGCAGAGTTTGCCTTCCTGAGTTGTAA
- a CDS encoding arsenate reductase ArsC has product MKIGFICTGNSARSQMAEGFARRLAEILKINIQVYSAGSNPAKEINPLAIEVMKEKGIDITSQRPKGLEAIPYQELDLVITLCDSAKQTCPVLPGSKMVHWDLPDPASFEGTIEEKLEFFRKVRDEIEERVWDLLQSLQLRKANSA; this is encoded by the coding sequence ATGAAGATAGGTTTTATATGCACTGGCAACTCAGCGAGAAGTCAGATGGCGGAAGGTTTTGCAAGAAGACTGGCGGAAATCTTAAAAATCAACATTCAAGTATACTCCGCTGGCTCAAATCCTGCAAAGGAAATAAACCCCCTTGCCATAGAGGTAATGAAGGAAAAGGGCATAGACATAACCTCTCAAAGACCCAAGGGGCTTGAAGCTATACCCTACCAAGAGCTTGACCTTGTCATAACCCTCTGCGATAGTGCAAAGCAAACCTGTCCCGTATTACCCGGCTCTAAAATGGTTCATTGGGACCTTCCAGACCCAGCAAGCTTTGAGGGAACAATAGAAGAAAAACTTGAATTTTTTAGAAAGGTTAGGGACGAAATAGAGGAGAGGGTTTGGGACCTTCTGCAAAGCTTACAACTCAGGAAGGCAAACTCTGCTTAG
- a CDS encoding TetR/AcrR family transcriptional regulator — protein MVNPELENVKILLKMKRQGIKERKRLEIIRTACRLFSEKGYYNTTMPDIAQAVGMSVGNLYNYFESKEELAKEIMMTVSDWVGERLRKINEMEVNMHEKVKGFVRSFFEIAIEEPELISYFLRVYLVNREVFSDGCEGFACVASVITEVMVFLSDGIEKGEFRNQSFYPAFTIIMGTLGGMVFLHKEGLLDKHLMDYIEEVSENIWRALRA, from the coding sequence ATGGTAAACCCTGAACTTGAAAATGTTAAGATTTTATTAAAGATGAAAAGACAAGGCATTAAGGAAAGGAAAAGGCTTGAGATAATAAGGACCGCCTGCAGGTTGTTTTCCGAAAAGGGCTACTATAACACCACCATGCCGGATATAGCACAAGCAGTGGGCATGAGCGTTGGAAACCTCTACAACTACTTTGAATCTAAGGAGGAGCTGGCAAAGGAAATAATGATGACCGTTTCTGATTGGGTAGGTGAAAGGCTCAGGAAAATAAACGAGATGGAAGTTAACATGCATGAGAAGGTAAAAGGGTTTGTTAGGAGTTTTTTTGAGATAGCCATTGAAGAGCCTGAGCTTATAAGCTATTTCCTTAGGGTCTATCTGGTAAACAGAGAAGTTTTCAGCGATGGATGTGAGGGTTTTGCCTGCGTTGCAAGTGTTATAACGGAGGTTATGGTTTTTCTTAGTGATGGAATAGAAAAAGGAGAGTTTAGAAATCAGAGCTTTTATCCAGCCTTTACTATCATAATGGGAACTCTTGGTGGTATGGTCTTTCTCCATAAAGAAGGGCTTCTTGATAAGCACCTAATGGATTACATAGAAGAGGTCTCGGAGAACATATGGAGGGCGTTAAGGGCTTAA
- a CDS encoding hydrogenase maturation protein, with translation MRILMFCHRFNSLSQRFYCELSEAGHEVSIELDVHPNLMVEAVSIFKPDLIIAPFLKRKIPRDIWENYITLVVHPGPPGDRGPNALDWAILEEEKEWGVCMLSAVEEYDAGDVWAYRTFPMRRAKKSSIYRREVTEGAVECLWEVMESLERGRVEVKPQESGRFRPTVDKRLRAINWQTDRTEDVLKKVYSGDGQPGALASIGGKEYYLFNAFPEGYLRGKPGELIAKRDEAVCIATTDGAVWIGHLREKERHGIKLPAVRVLPEVLIEGLREEPLKPWETVDFPTYREIVYTEHKNIAYIDFEFYNGAMSTQQCERLRDVIKYAKKRPVKAIVLLGGEDFFSNGMNLNTIEASESPADESWRNINAIDDLCEEILTTLDKLTVAGIRGNAGAGGVFFALCCDLVFARKGVVLNPHYKNIGNLYGSEFWTYTLPKRVGWEKGKEIMENRMPISSEKAFRLGLIDGVLGHSPEDFLEKIKAFLQGFVDSAEFENFIMRKKEERLKDWSKKPLRSYREEELENMRLNFYGFDTSYHIARYYFVRRFLPFRTPPYLALHRRLSP, from the coding sequence ATGAGGATTCTTATGTTCTGCCATAGGTTCAATTCCCTTTCCCAGAGGTTCTACTGCGAGCTTTCTGAGGCTGGTCATGAAGTCTCTATAGAGTTGGATGTCCACCCAAACCTTATGGTGGAAGCGGTAAGCATCTTCAAGCCTGACCTAATTATAGCACCCTTCTTAAAGAGAAAGATACCAAGAGATATCTGGGAAAATTACATAACCTTGGTTGTCCATCCCGGACCTCCAGGAGACAGGGGTCCAAATGCCCTTGACTGGGCTATCCTTGAAGAAGAAAAGGAATGGGGTGTATGTATGCTTTCCGCTGTGGAGGAATACGATGCGGGAGATGTATGGGCATACAGAACCTTTCCCATGCGAAGGGCAAAAAAGTCAAGCATATACAGGAGAGAGGTAACTGAAGGTGCTGTTGAGTGCTTGTGGGAAGTAATGGAAAGCCTTGAAAGGGGAAGGGTGGAAGTAAAACCGCAAGAAAGTGGACGCTTTAGACCCACTGTGGATAAGAGGCTAAGGGCTATTAACTGGCAGACAGACCGCACAGAGGATGTGCTTAAAAAGGTCTACTCAGGCGATGGTCAGCCCGGTGCACTCGCCTCTATAGGGGGAAAAGAATACTATCTCTTTAATGCCTTTCCTGAAGGATATCTCAGGGGTAAACCGGGCGAATTGATAGCTAAAAGGGACGAGGCGGTGTGTATAGCGACTACGGACGGTGCTGTTTGGATAGGTCATCTCAGGGAAAAGGAAAGACATGGAATAAAGCTACCAGCAGTAAGAGTTTTACCCGAGGTCTTAATTGAAGGTTTAAGAGAAGAGCCTCTAAAACCTTGGGAGACGGTAGACTTTCCCACTTACAGAGAGATAGTTTACACAGAACACAAAAACATAGCATACATAGACTTTGAGTTCTACAATGGAGCCATGTCTACCCAGCAGTGTGAAAGACTGCGTGATGTTATAAAATACGCAAAGAAAAGACCCGTAAAGGCTATAGTCCTTCTTGGTGGTGAGGATTTCTTTTCCAACGGCATGAACCTAAATACCATAGAAGCGTCCGAAAGCCCAGCGGATGAGTCTTGGAGAAACATAAACGCCATAGATGACCTATGCGAGGAGATACTTACAACACTTGATAAGCTAACCGTGGCAGGCATAAGAGGCAATGCAGGAGCTGGCGGTGTTTTCTTTGCCCTCTGTTGCGACCTTGTTTTTGCAAGAAAAGGAGTGGTGCTTAACCCACACTACAAGAACATAGGAAACCTTTATGGCTCTGAGTTCTGGACCTACACACTTCCCAAAAGAGTAGGCTGGGAAAAGGGAAAGGAAATAATGGAAAACCGAATGCCCATAAGCTCTGAAAAGGCTTTCAGGCTTGGATTGATAGACGGAGTTTTAGGTCATTCTCCTGAGGACTTTCTGGAAAAAATCAAAGCCTTCCTACAAGGCTTTGTAGACTCGGCGGAGTTTGAGAACTTTATAATGAGAAAAAAAGAAGAAAGGCTCAAAGACTGGAGCAAAAAACCCTTAAGGTCTTACAGAGAAGAGGAGCTTGAAAATATGAGGCTTAACTTCTACGGCTTTGATACAAGCTATCACATAGCTCGCTACTATTTTGTTAGAAGGTTTTTACCCTTCAGGACACCACCTTACCTGGCCCTCCATAGAAGGTTAAGCCCTTAA
- the hypD gene encoding hydrogenase formation protein HypD, with product MKLTLSFREADAIKRLERAIKESAENLGKVIRIMEFCGGHTHAILKHGIDQLLEGYVRFVHGPGCPVCVLPMQRVDLALELASQEKVILCTYGDVLRVPGSNRKSLLDLRAEGRDVRMVYSCLDTLKIAQENPTKEVVFFAIGFETTTPQTAVLIKKAKELGIRNLSVVSNHVITPAAIQHILNAPEVREYGKVEIDAFIGPGHVSVIIGTKPYEYFAEEFLKPVVISGFEPLDVMQAVYMIVRQISEKKALVENQYARAVSREGNLKAQRLVADVFELRKEFEWRGLGIIPYSSLKINSRFVDFDAERRFSISLPRPKEHPACICGKVIRGVAQPKDCKLFASVCTPSNPIGSCMVSSEGACNAYYKYRWQG from the coding sequence ATGAAACTTACACTTAGCTTTAGAGAGGCTGATGCTATAAAAAGGCTTGAGAGAGCCATAAAGGAATCTGCGGAAAATCTGGGTAAGGTCATAAGGATAATGGAGTTTTGCGGAGGGCACACTCATGCCATACTAAAGCACGGCATAGACCAGCTCCTTGAGGGGTATGTTCGTTTCGTTCACGGTCCGGGTTGTCCCGTGTGTGTCCTGCCTATGCAGAGGGTTGACCTTGCCCTTGAGTTGGCAAGCCAGGAAAAGGTTATACTTTGCACCTATGGAGATGTGCTAAGAGTCCCAGGCTCAAACAGGAAGAGCCTCCTTGACCTAAGGGCAGAGGGAAGGGATGTTAGAATGGTCTATTCGTGCCTTGACACCTTAAAGATAGCCCAAGAGAACCCGACAAAGGAAGTGGTCTTTTTTGCCATAGGCTTTGAAACCACCACTCCACAAACCGCAGTGCTTATAAAAAAGGCTAAGGAGCTGGGAATAAGAAACCTCTCTGTGGTTTCAAACCATGTTATCACACCTGCAGCAATACAGCATATTCTCAACGCACCAGAAGTTAGAGAGTATGGAAAAGTGGAGATAGACGCCTTTATAGGTCCTGGGCATGTGAGCGTCATAATAGGGACTAAGCCTTACGAATACTTCGCGGAGGAATTTTTAAAGCCTGTGGTGATTTCTGGCTTTGAGCCTCTTGATGTTATGCAAGCGGTCTATATGATAGTTAGACAGATATCTGAGAAAAAGGCTCTGGTAGAAAACCAGTATGCGAGGGCGGTAAGTAGAGAAGGAAACCTCAAGGCTCAGAGACTGGTTGCGGATGTCTTTGAACTTAGAAAGGAATTTGAATGGCGTGGGCTTGGCATTATACCTTACAGCTCTCTTAAGATAAATTCAAGGTTTGTGGACTTTGACGCCGAAAGAAGGTTTTCAATCAGCCTGCCAAGACCAAAGGAGCATCCAGCTTGCATATGCGGTAAGGTTATAAGAGGTGTTGCACAGCCTAAGGATTGCAAGCTCTTTGCCAGTGTCTGCACGCCATCAAACCCGATAGGCTCCTGCATGGTCTCCTCTGAAGGTGCTTGTAATGCCTACTACAAATACAGGTGGCAGGGATGA
- a CDS encoding HypC/HybG/HupF family hydrogenase formation chaperone has product MCLAVPSKVVEIREDNTAVVETFGAKRLVSLELLQDEVALGDWVLVHVGFAIQKLEKDYALESLKLFEQILEEEDETYT; this is encoded by the coding sequence ATGTGCCTTGCTGTGCCTTCAAAGGTCGTTGAGATAAGGGAAGATAATACTGCGGTGGTGGAAACCTTTGGAGCAAAAAGGCTTGTATCCCTTGAGCTTCTTCAGGATGAGGTAGCCCTTGGAGATTGGGTTCTTGTTCATGTGGGTTTTGCAATCCAGAAGTTAGAGAAAGACTACGCCCTTGAAAGCCTCAAGCTCTTTGAGCAGATTCTGGAGGAGGAAGATGAAACTTACACTTAG
- a CDS encoding hydrogenase small subunit translates to METFWETFKRHGVNRRDFLKFATTITGIMGLSPSMIPEVVRALETKPRVPVIWIHGLECTCCSESFIRSATPLASDVVLTMISLEYDDTLSAAAGEDLEKHRREIIKKYWGNYILAVEGNPPLGEDGMYCIIGGEPFLKSLKESAEGAKAVIAWGSCASWGCVQAAKPNPTTAVPIDKVIKDKPIIKVPGCPPIAEVMTGVIMHLVLFDSIPPLDAQGRPKQFYGNRIHDTCYRRAFFNAGQFVERFDDEGAKKGWCLYKVGCRGPTTYNSCGNIRWYNGLSYPIQAGHGCIGCSEDNFWDNGPFYQRLTTIPVPNVEANADKVGVAVAAAAAAGAVAHGVISKLRSKPNKKGGE, encoded by the coding sequence ATGGAGACCTTCTGGGAGACCTTTAAGCGACATGGCGTCAATAGGCGGGACTTTTTAAAGTTTGCCACCACCATAACAGGGATTATGGGGCTTTCACCTTCCATGATTCCTGAGGTGGTTAGAGCCCTGGAGACAAAGCCCAGAGTTCCAGTTATCTGGATACACGGGCTTGAATGCACATGCTGTTCTGAGTCCTTTATAAGGTCTGCAACTCCTCTTGCCTCCGATGTGGTGCTAACCATGATATCTCTTGAATACGACGATACCCTCTCAGCAGCTGCAGGGGAAGACCTGGAGAAGCACAGAAGAGAGATAATCAAGAAATACTGGGGCAATTATATCTTAGCAGTGGAGGGAAACCCACCTCTCGGCGAGGATGGTATGTATTGTATCATAGGTGGAGAGCCGTTCCTCAAGAGCCTTAAAGAGTCTGCAGAGGGTGCAAAGGCGGTTATAGCATGGGGTTCTTGTGCCAGCTGGGGCTGTGTGCAGGCAGCAAAGCCAAACCCCACCACTGCAGTTCCTATAGATAAGGTTATAAAGGACAAGCCCATAATAAAAGTTCCTGGTTGTCCGCCAATAGCGGAGGTCATGACGGGAGTTATAATGCATCTTGTCCTCTTTGACTCCATACCTCCCCTTGACGCTCAGGGAAGACCAAAACAGTTTTACGGAAATAGGATTCATGACACATGCTACAGAAGAGCCTTTTTCAACGCAGGTCAGTTTGTGGAAAGGTTTGACGACGAGGGTGCAAAAAAGGGTTGGTGCCTTTATAAGGTGGGTTGTAGGGGTCCGACTACCTACAACTCCTGCGGAAACATTCGTTGGTATAACGGGCTTTCTTACCCCATACAGGCAGGTCATGGTTGTATAGGCTGTTCGGAGGACAACTTCTGGGACAATGGACCTTTCTACCAAAGGCTTACCACCATACCAGTTCCCAATGTGGAGGCAAACGCAGACAAGGTGGGTGTAGCTGTAGCAGCTGCAGCGGCGGCTGGTGCGGTAGCCCATGGCGTTATATCAAAGTTAAGGTCAAAACCTAACAAAAAAGGAGGTGAATAA